Proteins co-encoded in one Flavobacterium sp. M31R6 genomic window:
- the glmM gene encoding phosphoglucosamine mutase, translating to MTLIKSISGIRGTIGGKVGDNLTPVDAVKFASAYGTWLKNYSKKDKLTVVVGRDARISGPMIHNLVINTLIGLGIDVIDLGLSTTPTVEIAVPLEKADGGIILTASHNPKQWNALKLLNEKGEFLSGAAGEKILEIAEAEAFDFADVDSLGEITVNDAYMDIHIDEVLNLPLVDVEAVKAAKFKVVVDGVNSSGGIIIPKLLELMGVEVVKLYCEPNGHFPHNPEPLKEHLTDISELVVKEKAHLGVVVDPDVDRLAFICEDGEMFGEEYTLVACADYVLSKTPGNTVSNMSSSRALRDVTNKHNGSYEASAVGEVNVVELMKKNNAIIGGEGNGGIIYPESHYGRDSMVGVALFLTHLANKKMSVSALRASYPEYYMSKNKIELTPQIDVDAILVAMTEKYKNEDITTIDGVKIDFADNWVHLRKSNTEPIIRIYTEASSQKLADDLALRIIDEIKAIAGI from the coding sequence ATGACTTTAATAAAATCAATATCCGGAATTCGAGGAACTATAGGAGGGAAAGTAGGAGATAATTTAACTCCAGTTGATGCTGTAAAATTTGCATCTGCTTATGGAACTTGGCTTAAAAATTATTCCAAAAAAGATAAACTAACAGTTGTAGTTGGTCGTGATGCCCGTATTTCGGGGCCTATGATTCATAATTTGGTTATCAATACACTTATAGGATTAGGAATTGATGTAATAGATTTAGGTCTGTCTACTACGCCAACAGTTGAAATTGCTGTTCCATTGGAAAAAGCAGATGGTGGAATCATTTTGACAGCTTCTCACAATCCAAAACAATGGAATGCATTGAAATTGCTGAATGAGAAAGGGGAATTCTTAAGTGGTGCTGCAGGAGAAAAAATCCTTGAGATTGCCGAAGCCGAAGCTTTTGACTTTGCAGATGTGGACAGTTTAGGCGAAATTACTGTAAATGATGCCTATATGGATATCCATATCGATGAAGTATTGAACTTGCCATTGGTGGATGTTGAAGCTGTAAAAGCTGCTAAATTTAAAGTGGTTGTGGATGGCGTGAATTCTTCAGGAGGAATTATTATTCCAAAATTATTAGAATTAATGGGTGTTGAAGTAGTAAAATTATACTGTGAGCCCAACGGACATTTTCCTCACAATCCAGAACCTTTAAAAGAACACTTAACAGATATTTCGGAGTTGGTGGTAAAGGAAAAAGCACACTTGGGAGTAGTCGTTGATCCAGATGTAGATCGTTTGGCATTTATTTGTGAAGACGGTGAAATGTTTGGTGAAGAATATACTTTGGTGGCTTGTGCCGATTATGTTTTGAGTAAAACTCCAGGAAATACGGTTTCGAATATGTCATCTTCTCGTGCACTGCGTGATGTGACCAACAAACACAACGGAAGCTACGAAGCCAGCGCAGTAGGTGAGGTGAATGTCGTGGAATTGATGAAGAAAAACAATGCGATTATTGGGGGCGAAGGTAATGGTGGAATCATTTACCCAGAATCACACTATGGGCGTGACAGTATGGTAGGTGTAGCTTTATTCCTGACTCATTTGGCGAACAAAAAAATGTCAGTTTCGGCATTGAGAGCTTCATATCCAGAATATTATATGAGCAAAAACAAAATTGAGCTGACTCCACAAATTGATGTAGATGCGATTCTTGTGGCGATGACAGAAAAATACAAAAATGAAGATATTACCACAATTGATGGGGTCAAAATTGACTTTGCCGATAATTGGGTGCATTTAAGAAAATCAAACACCGAACCGATTATTCGTATTTATACCGAGGCGTCCAGTCAGAAATTGGCAGATGATTTGGCCTTGCGAATTATCGATGAAATAAAAGCAATAGCTGGAATATAA
- a CDS encoding aminotransferase class V-fold PLP-dependent enzyme has protein sequence MASIKVTTQLEQYFQQFRDNIIGINQEFESPYGAQKIIYTDWTASGRLYRPIEEKLMNEFGPFVANTHTETTVSGTAMTKSYHHARNIIKRHVNANSDDVLITDGTGMTGVVNKFQRILGLKVPENLKDYINIPAEKKPIVFISHMEHHSNQTSWLETIADVEVIPSCEEGLFSIANLAILLDKYKDRTYKIASITSCSNVTGIKTPYHEAAKLMHQHNGVCFVDFACSGPYVKIDMHPEDSESYLDAIFFSPHKFLGGPGTSGVLVFNKKLYHNMVPDCPGGGTVSWTNPWGEHKYIDNIEDREDGGTPGFLQVIKTALAIQLKEQMGIENILKREHEIVEYVFGSLGNIPNIKILAGQHHDRLGVISFFIEDLHFNLGVKLLNDKFGIQTRGGCSCAGTYGHFLLHVDQEASNKLIDEISLGDLIRKPGWIRMSIHPTTTTAEIEYVCNSIKSLAENHKNWALDYDYNKDTNEFLHKNAHAIEDTLVHDWFSL, from the coding sequence ATGGCTTCAATTAAAGTAACAACTCAACTAGAACAATATTTTCAACAATTTCGAGATAATATTATTGGAATTAACCAAGAATTTGAATCTCCCTATGGGGCTCAAAAAATTATCTATACAGATTGGACGGCCAGTGGTCGTTTGTATCGTCCGATCGAAGAAAAGTTGATGAATGAGTTTGGACCTTTTGTTGCCAATACCCATACCGAAACTACCGTTTCAGGTACAGCAATGACCAAATCGTACCACCATGCCCGTAACATTATTAAGCGTCATGTAAATGCTAATTCAGACGATGTTTTGATAACGGATGGAACCGGAATGACTGGTGTAGTAAATAAATTTCAACGGATATTAGGTTTAAAAGTACCGGAGAATCTAAAAGATTATATCAATATTCCAGCCGAAAAAAAACCAATTGTTTTTATTTCGCACATGGAACATCACTCCAACCAAACTTCCTGGCTTGAAACGATTGCAGATGTTGAAGTTATTCCTTCCTGTGAGGAAGGGCTTTTTAGTATCGCTAATCTTGCTATTTTATTAGATAAATACAAAGACAGAACATACAAAATTGCCTCTATAACTTCATGTTCTAATGTAACCGGAATTAAAACGCCTTACCATGAAGCTGCTAAACTAATGCATCAGCACAACGGAGTTTGTTTTGTGGATTTTGCCTGTTCTGGTCCTTATGTAAAAATAGATATGCATCCAGAAGATTCTGAATCATATTTGGACGCTATTTTCTTTTCTCCTCACAAATTTTTGGGTGGACCGGGAACTTCTGGAGTTTTGGTTTTTAATAAAAAATTATACCATAATATGGTACCTGATTGTCCAGGTGGAGGAACTGTTTCTTGGACAAACCCTTGGGGTGAACATAAATACATTGACAATATAGAAGATAGGGAAGACGGTGGTACTCCAGGATTTCTTCAAGTGATCAAAACGGCTTTGGCTATTCAATTGAAAGAGCAAATGGGAATTGAAAATATTCTCAAACGCGAACACGAAATTGTGGAGTATGTTTTTGGCTCATTGGGAAATATTCCAAATATCAAGATTCTTGCAGGACAACATCACGATAGGTTGGGAGTAATTTCATTTTTTATAGAAGATTTGCACTTTAATTTAGGTGTAAAACTATTGAACGATAAATTCGGAATCCAAACTCGTGGCGGTTGTAGTTGTGCTGGAACTTATGGCCACTTCTTGTTGCACGTGGACCAAGAAGCTTCAAACAAACTGATTGATGAAATTAGTTTGGGAGATTTAATCAGAAAGCCAGGTTGGATCAGGATGTCAATACATCCAACAACCACTACGGCCGAAATTGAATATGTTTGCAACAGCATTAAATCTCTTGCCGAAAATCATAAAAATTGGGCATTGGATTATGATTATAATAAAGACACCAATGAGTTCTTACACAAAAACGCTCATGCAATTGAAGATACACTAGTTCATGATTGGTTTTCTTTATAA
- the ggt gene encoding gamma-glutamyltransferase, with translation MKKIIFLAAILFLSCKSNEKIVEPTGLVTSKAMVVSAREEASKIGVEILQKGGNAFDAMVATELALAVSHPQAGNIGGGGFMVFRKANGETGALDYREKAPLSASKDMYLDEKGNVIEGKSTETALASGIPGTIAGVFEVHRKYGSLPISEILKPVIALAERGVVVTQFQAQSLTDYRASFIKANGPNSLFSKVYKVGDTIKYLALAETLKRISKNGQDEFYKGETGRKLVAFMAKKGGLFSLDDLAKYQAKWRTPITFKYKDLKITSMSPPSSGGICLNQIMKMIEPYDLAEMGHNSMKSIQVITEAERRAYADRNYFLGDPDFVKLPMKELQDSTYLKKRMSNFSFDKATKSSDVAHGTIQGYESKQTTHYSIIDAKGNAVSVTTTLNDNYGSKIYCDELGFFLNNQMDDFSAKPGVPNLYGLTGTEANSIAPEKRMLSSMSPTIVEKNGKLFMVVGTPGGSTIITSVLQTILNVYEFDLSMQEAVNAPRFHHQWLPDEIVFEPNSFSKSLLEDLKKKGYIINEKNNQIIGEVDAILVLPNGKLEGGADKRGDNNASGY, from the coding sequence ATGAAAAAAATAATATTCTTAGCTGCAATACTGTTCTTAAGTTGCAAATCGAATGAAAAAATAGTTGAGCCAACAGGTCTTGTAACTTCGAAAGCGATGGTCGTTTCGGCACGAGAAGAAGCTTCAAAAATTGGTGTTGAAATTTTGCAGAAAGGTGGAAATGCTTTTGATGCTATGGTTGCCACCGAATTGGCATTGGCCGTAAGCCATCCTCAAGCAGGAAATATTGGCGGCGGTGGATTTATGGTTTTCAGAAAAGCCAATGGTGAGACGGGTGCTCTAGATTACAGAGAAAAAGCACCTTTGTCAGCATCAAAAGATATGTATCTCGATGAAAAAGGAAACGTTATTGAGGGTAAAAGTACCGAAACAGCTTTAGCTTCCGGAATTCCAGGAACAATTGCAGGGGTATTTGAAGTACATAGAAAATATGGTTCTTTACCTATTAGCGAAATTTTAAAGCCTGTAATTGCTTTGGCAGAAAGAGGCGTTGTGGTTACCCAATTTCAAGCACAAAGTTTGACAGATTACAGAGCTTCGTTTATAAAAGCAAACGGCCCAAATAGTTTATTTTCGAAAGTATATAAAGTTGGAGATACCATTAAATATTTGGCTTTGGCTGAAACGTTGAAACGAATTTCAAAAAATGGTCAAGATGAATTTTACAAAGGTGAAACTGGACGAAAACTAGTAGCTTTTATGGCAAAAAAAGGAGGCCTTTTTAGTCTTGATGATTTGGCTAAATATCAAGCAAAATGGAGAACCCCAATCACTTTTAAATATAAGGATTTAAAAATAACTTCAATGTCTCCTCCTAGCAGTGGCGGTATTTGTTTGAATCAAATTATGAAAATGATTGAGCCGTATGATCTTGCCGAAATGGGTCATAATAGTATGAAGTCGATTCAGGTAATTACCGAGGCTGAAAGAAGAGCTTATGCCGACAGAAATTATTTCTTAGGCGATCCTGATTTTGTAAAACTTCCAATGAAAGAACTTCAAGACTCTACCTATTTAAAAAAGAGAATGAGCAATTTTTCATTTGATAAAGCCACAAAATCTTCAGATGTTGCTCACGGTACAATTCAAGGTTATGAAAGTAAGCAGACAACCCATTATTCAATAATTGATGCTAAGGGAAATGCGGTTTCGGTAACGACAACTTTAAATGATAATTATGGTTCTAAAATCTATTGTGATGAATTGGGTTTCTTTCTAAACAATCAAATGGATGATTTTAGTGCAAAACCCGGAGTACCCAATTTATATGGTCTGACAGGAACTGAAGCCAATAGCATTGCTCCCGAAAAAAGAATGTTGAGTTCTATGTCTCCAACTATTGTTGAGAAAAACGGAAAACTTTTTATGGTCGTTGGAACTCCAGGAGGATCAACTATCATAACTTCGGTTTTACAAACTATTTTGAATGTTTACGAATTTGACTTGAGCATGCAAGAAGCCGTCAATGCTCCACGTTTTCATCATCAATGGCTGCCTGATGAAATTGTTTTTGAACCAAATTCTTTTTCAAAATCATTATTGGAAGATTTAAAAAAGAAAGGCTATATCATCAATGAAAAAAACAACCAAATTATTGGTGAAGTTGATGCTATTTTGGTGCTTCCAAATGGTAAATTAGAAGGCGGTGCTGATAAAAGAGGAGACAATAACGCATCTGGATATTAA
- the ggt gene encoding gamma-glutamyltransferase, with amino-acid sequence MKKASIFILFICLNSFAQTSITKTTGLIADKAMVVSAREEASKIGAEIMQKGGNAFDAMVATELALAVAYPYAGNLGGGGFMVFRKANGEVGSLDYREKAPLAASKNMFLDKDGKVIKGKSTESPLAIGVPGTIAGVFAVHKKFGSMPMSEILKPVIALAKRGVIVTKKQANRLSDYHDELVKINGTSSLYSTLYKENDTIKYPALASTLRRISQNGRNEFYKGQTAKILVKYLKEKGGIITMKDLAKYEAKWRTPLSFAYKDLKIISMAPPSSGGICLAQILKMIEPYDLSKMGHNSDESIQLTVEAERRAYADRSYFLGDPDFVKIPLKALMADAYLKQRMSSFNVNKATLSSEIKEGKVTYNESTETTHYSIVDQFGNAVAATTTLNDGYGSKYYCDELGFFLNNEMDDFSAKPGEPNMFGLVGNEANSIAPQKRMLSSMTPTIVEKDGKLFMVVGSPGGSTIITSVLQTILNVYEYHLGMQEAVNAPRFHHQWLPDVITFEPNTFDTKTFEKLKAKGYIINEKTTPVIGKVDAILVLPDGKIEGGADYRGDDKAAGF; translated from the coding sequence ATGAAAAAAGCATCTATTTTTATACTATTTATCTGTTTGAACAGTTTTGCACAAACTAGCATAACAAAAACCACAGGTCTTATTGCTGATAAAGCTATGGTCGTTTCGGCACGGGAAGAAGCTTCCAAAATTGGAGCTGAAATTATGCAAAAAGGAGGAAATGCCTTTGATGCAATGGTCGCCACCGAATTGGCTTTGGCGGTAGCCTATCCTTATGCGGGAAATCTTGGAGGGGGAGGATTTATGGTATTTCGAAAAGCAAATGGTGAAGTAGGTTCTTTAGATTACAGAGAAAAAGCGCCTTTGGCTGCATCCAAAAATATGTTTCTGGACAAAGATGGTAAAGTAATTAAAGGAAAAAGTACCGAAAGTCCGCTTGCTATTGGAGTTCCTGGAACTATAGCAGGTGTTTTTGCTGTTCATAAAAAATTTGGTTCAATGCCAATGTCCGAAATTTTGAAACCCGTTATTGCTTTAGCCAAAAGAGGAGTTATTGTTACTAAAAAACAAGCAAACCGTTTGAGTGATTATCATGATGAACTGGTTAAAATAAACGGAACAAGTTCATTATATTCTACTTTATACAAAGAAAATGACACCATAAAATATCCAGCCTTGGCATCCACTTTGAGAAGAATTTCCCAAAATGGGCGAAATGAGTTTTATAAAGGCCAAACCGCAAAAATTTTGGTCAAATACCTTAAAGAAAAAGGCGGAATTATTACGATGAAAGATTTGGCTAAATATGAAGCCAAATGGAGAACTCCCCTATCTTTTGCATATAAAGATTTAAAAATAATTTCGATGGCACCTCCAAGCAGTGGTGGTATTTGTCTGGCACAGATTTTAAAAATGATTGAGCCTTATGACTTATCCAAAATGGGACACAATTCAGATGAATCGATTCAATTAACTGTAGAAGCCGAGCGCCGTGCCTATGCAGACAGAAGTTATTTTCTTGGTGATCCCGATTTTGTAAAAATTCCTTTGAAAGCGTTAATGGCTGATGCTTATTTAAAACAAAGAATGTCTAGTTTTAATGTAAATAAAGCTACTTTATCATCTGAAATTAAGGAAGGAAAAGTAACTTATAATGAAAGCACCGAGACTACCCACTACTCTATCGTAGATCAATTTGGGAATGCAGTCGCGGCAACAACAACTTTAAACGACGGTTATGGTTCAAAGTATTATTGTGATGAGTTGGGCTTTTTTTTAAATAATGAAATGGATGATTTCAGTGCCAAACCTGGCGAACCAAATATGTTTGGATTGGTCGGAAATGAAGCCAATAGCATAGCTCCGCAAAAAAGAATGCTGAGTTCCATGACACCCACAATTGTAGAAAAAGACGGTAAATTGTTTATGGTCGTTGGTTCCCCTGGAGGATCTACCATTATTACTTCGGTTTTGCAAACGATTCTGAATGTTTATGAATACCATTTAGGCATGCAAGAAGCAGTAAACGCTCCAAGATTTCATCATCAATGGTTGCCGGATGTCATTACATTTGAGCCCAATACTTTCGACACAAAGACTTTTGAAAAATTAAAAGCCAAAGGATATATCATCAATGAAAAAACAACGCCTGTAATTGGAAAAGTAGATGCCATTTTGGTTCTCCCTGATGGCAAAATTGAAGGAGGTGCTGATTACAGAGGTGATGATAAGGCTGCAGGGTTTTAG
- a CDS encoding DNA alkylation repair protein, with protein MNFIPFLEKAFTENSNTENAVAMSKYMKNNFQFFGIKTEERRRIFKTIWTENQKEVSDNPREISLFLYSKKERELHYCALEILIKNLKDNYIKEDIQLIEKLIITNSWWDTVDVIAKFILGDYLRKFPLETDAVISRFSNSENMWLNRSAILFQLGYKEKTNFDLLKSICEEHKTSTEFFIQKAIGWALREYAKTNPEAVNDFVSVSNLKKLSEKEALKNIK; from the coding sequence ATGAATTTTATTCCTTTTTTAGAGAAAGCTTTTACAGAAAACAGCAATACCGAAAATGCTGTTGCTATGTCAAAATACATGAAAAATAATTTTCAGTTTTTCGGAATAAAAACAGAGGAAAGAAGACGAATTTTCAAAACTATTTGGACCGAAAACCAAAAAGAAGTTTCCGACAATCCAAGGGAAATTTCTTTGTTTTTATATTCGAAAAAAGAAAGGGAGCTACATTATTGCGCCCTAGAAATTTTGATAAAAAATCTAAAAGATAATTATATAAAAGAGGATATTCAGCTTATCGAAAAACTTATAATTACAAACTCTTGGTGGGATACTGTTGATGTTATTGCTAAATTTATTTTGGGCGATTATTTGCGTAAATTCCCTTTAGAAACTGATGCTGTCATTAGTCGTTTTTCAAACTCCGAGAATATGTGGTTGAATCGAAGCGCTATTCTTTTCCAGTTGGGTTATAAAGAAAAAACAAATTTTGATTTATTAAAATCAATCTGCGAGGAACATAAAACTTCAACTGAATTTTTCATTCAAAAAGCCATTGGTTGGGCATTACGAGAATATGCCAAAACAAATCCCGAAGCAGTAAATGATTTTGTATCCGTTTCCAATCTAAAAAAATTGAGCGAAAAAGAAGCTTTGAAAAATATAAAATAA
- a CDS encoding ACP phosphodiesterase, whose translation MNFLAHIYLSGDNDLIKIGNFMADGIRGKQFESYPSEIQKGIILHRFIDTYTDAHPVFRKSTKRLHENYHHYAGVIVDVFYDHFLAKNWSNYSDESLVDFTNRFYQSLRDNHDFLSERTKGMMPYMIEYNWLVSYQTVEGINRILTQMDSRTKNESKMRFSSAELIEFYTEFEHEFITFFEDVRIHSKQKLMTL comes from the coding sequence ATGAACTTCCTAGCTCACATCTATTTATCTGGAGACAATGATTTGATAAAAATCGGGAATTTTATGGCTGATGGAATTAGAGGGAAACAGTTTGAAAGTTACCCTTCAGAAATACAAAAAGGAATTATTCTACATCGTTTTATTGACACTTATACTGATGCTCATCCTGTCTTTAGGAAAAGCACCAAACGATTACACGAAAACTATCATCATTACGCAGGCGTAATTGTCGATGTTTTTTATGATCACTTTTTGGCAAAAAACTGGAGTAATTATTCCGATGAAAGTTTGGTTGATTTTACAAATCGCTTTTACCAATCTTTACGAGACAATCATGATTTTTTATCTGAAAGAACCAAAGGAATGATGCCTTATATGATTGAATACAACTGGCTGGTAAGTTACCAAACTGTAGAAGGAATCAATAGGATTCTGACACAAATGGACAGTCGAACCAAAAATGAATCTAAAATGCGATTCTCATCTGCTGAACTAATTGAATTCTATACCGAGTTCGAACACGAATTTATCACATTCTTTGAAGACGTAAGAATACATTCAAAACAAAAATTAATGACATTATGA
- a CDS encoding chloride channel protein: MFKKFFSKIEQLLALSQSAFSPKQFIFLSSVLVGISSAIAVIVLKTFAHWVFRFATYITFHTNFFKIGIIKILLPVIGIMLTVFVVKRFLGGTIEKGTSQILYAVAKKASIIPKKQMYAQIMTSSLTVGLGGSAGLESPIVVTGAAFGSNYAQRYKLHYKDRTLLIGCGVAAGIAAAFNAPIAGVLFAIEVLLVDVSISAFTPIMIAAATGALVSAIALDESILLNFPSRQTFNYHNMPYYVLLGVFTGFVSVFYARNFQRTEHFFAHIRYPLYTKALIGASILALLIFIFPTLFGEGYESIRTLSGSDPGELLENTFFSGFRNNNWALLAFVGCSFMLKAFATGITLGSGGNGGNFAPSLFLGSYVGFFFSKLLNLIGLTNLPVGNFTMVGMAGILSGLFHAPLTAIFLIAEITGGYGLMIPLMIVASISFAISKRFEKHSLDVKNLAKKGHAFTSNKDSNVLSTLETQSIIQTDYLKISPDENLEKLVDLISHSNQVIFPVVSPDNRLLGIVHFNDIREIIFNPYRVKYTLVKEIMVQPVAIVNPSNSMEIVMDKFEASKKAFLPVISNDKYYGFISKSVALEAYRTKLKSMTIE; the protein is encoded by the coding sequence ATGTTTAAAAAGTTTTTTTCAAAAATAGAACAGCTGCTTGCTTTATCCCAATCTGCTTTCAGCCCAAAGCAATTTATCTTTTTATCCAGTGTTTTAGTTGGAATTTCATCTGCTATAGCTGTTATTGTATTAAAAACATTTGCCCATTGGGTTTTCAGGTTTGCGACATATATAACTTTTCACACCAATTTTTTTAAGATAGGAATTATAAAGATATTATTGCCTGTAATTGGTATTATGCTTACGGTATTTGTCGTAAAACGTTTTCTGGGAGGAACTATTGAAAAAGGAACTTCACAAATTCTATATGCTGTAGCCAAAAAAGCGAGTATTATTCCAAAAAAACAGATGTATGCCCAAATCATGACAAGTTCGCTTACCGTAGGTTTGGGAGGTTCGGCAGGTCTTGAAAGTCCGATCGTGGTTACCGGGGCAGCCTTTGGCTCTAATTATGCCCAAAGATATAAACTGCACTATAAAGACAGAACATTACTCATTGGTTGCGGAGTTGCAGCTGGAATAGCTGCTGCATTTAACGCCCCAATAGCAGGAGTTCTATTTGCTATTGAAGTTCTATTGGTTGATGTCAGTATTTCGGCTTTTACCCCAATAATGATAGCAGCTGCCACAGGGGCTTTAGTATCGGCAATTGCCTTAGATGAATCGATTTTATTAAATTTCCCAAGCAGACAAACTTTTAATTACCATAATATGCCATATTATGTGCTTCTCGGTGTATTTACTGGTTTTGTATCGGTATTTTATGCTCGTAATTTCCAAAGAACGGAGCACTTTTTTGCCCATATTCGATATCCACTTTATACAAAAGCGTTGATTGGCGCTTCTATATTGGCGCTTTTAATATTTATTTTTCCAACACTTTTTGGAGAAGGTTACGAGAGCATCAGGACTTTGTCTGGTAGTGATCCAGGAGAATTATTAGAAAATACTTTTTTTAGCGGATTTAGAAATAACAATTGGGCATTATTGGCTTTTGTTGGTTGTTCTTTTATGTTAAAAGCCTTTGCTACTGGAATAACTTTAGGCAGTGGCGGTAATGGAGGTAATTTTGCCCCTTCCCTTTTTTTAGGTTCTTATGTTGGTTTTTTCTTTTCAAAATTATTGAATCTAATAGGTTTGACAAATTTACCGGTCGGTAACTTTACTATGGTGGGCATGGCAGGAATTTTGAGCGGATTATTTCATGCGCCTTTAACGGCAATCTTTTTAATTGCTGAAATAACAGGAGGTTATGGATTGATGATTCCTCTTATGATTGTTGCTTCGATTAGTTTTGCTATTTCCAAACGGTTTGAAAAACATTCTTTAGATGTTAAGAACCTGGCCAAGAAAGGACATGCGTTTACAAGTAATAAAGATTCTAACGTCTTATCGACATTAGAGACACAATCAATAATTCAAACTGATTATCTGAAGATTTCTCCAGATGAAAATCTTGAAAAATTGGTTGATTTAATCTCACATTCTAATCAAGTTATTTTTCCTGTAGTTTCACCTGACAATCGGTTATTGGGAATTGTGCATTTTAATGATATTCGGGAGATAATTTTCAATCCATATAGAGTGAAATACACTTTAGTCAAAGAAATCATGGTGCAACCAGTTGCCATTGTCAATCCTTCCAATAGTATGGAAATTGTCATGGACAAATTTGAAGCTTCCAAAAAAGCCTTCCTTCCTGTAATAAGTAATGATAAATATTATGGTTTTATATCCAAATCTGTGGCGCTCGAAGCATATAGAACCAAGTTAAAATCTATGACGATAGAATAA
- a CDS encoding serine protease, with product MSENQTSEENNNTNPLQTNNKARNKKIALIIGVLFVLGLIIIPRVWAKFNKKEVVCLNNQTQIYEKYKDAVVLVKHTYALQISIKGSEPFQIAVDDSSLGEKTISGTGFFVSEDGKIVTNHHVAEPWKYTESKNEDFGDLKDHIASILPDSIDKKDYKTYLESHWNDYYDEEGEGDYSEEEAAAENNAPIANVDSSSVNSEVNDLIADNKTEEKAVTSQITYTNLEDIKIVPKTVEISIALHGSKDNWLQCKVFKIADGDEVDVAVLQLISESLPASVSDIVDLDDAVKDDASIKPGTNAILIGYPMGLQLANTRRGIKVQVYEGQINKESDGVSVQYNVTSTHGASGSPVFNECGQLIAINYAGYDEAQGYNFGIVAKHAMSLME from the coding sequence ATGTCAGAAAATCAAACTTCAGAAGAAAATAACAATACAAATCCATTGCAAACCAATAACAAAGCAAGAAATAAAAAAATAGCATTAATTATTGGCGTACTATTTGTTCTGGGGTTAATAATAATTCCAAGAGTTTGGGCCAAATTCAATAAAAAAGAAGTTGTCTGCCTTAATAATCAAACTCAGATTTATGAAAAATACAAAGATGCTGTTGTACTTGTCAAACATACATACGCTTTGCAAATTTCAATCAAAGGCTCTGAACCTTTTCAAATTGCTGTTGACGATAGTTCATTGGGAGAAAAAACAATTTCTGGAACAGGATTTTTTGTATCTGAGGATGGAAAAATAGTTACCAATCATCACGTTGCCGAACCTTGGAAATATACCGAATCTAAAAATGAAGATTTTGGCGATTTAAAAGACCATATCGCATCTATTTTACCTGATTCCATTGATAAAAAAGACTATAAAACTTATCTTGAATCACACTGGAATGACTATTACGATGAAGAAGGCGAAGGAGATTATTCTGAAGAAGAAGCTGCTGCAGAAAACAATGCACCTATTGCAAATGTTGATTCTTCGAGTGTAAATAGTGAAGTAAATGATTTGATAGCAGATAATAAAACAGAAGAAAAAGCTGTAACTAGCCAAATTACATATACAAACCTTGAGGATATCAAAATCGTTCCTAAAACAGTTGAAATTAGCATAGCGCTACACGGTTCAAAAGACAATTGGTTACAATGCAAAGTATTCAAAATAGCCGACGGAGATGAAGTTGATGTTGCCGTTTTGCAATTGATAAGCGAAAGTTTGCCAGCTTCGGTTTCGGATATAGTTGATTTAGACGATGCCGTAAAAGATGATGCAAGCATCAAACCGGGAACCAATGCCATTTTGATTGGTTATCCAATGGGATTACAATTGGCGAACACGCGCAGAGGGATAAAAGTGCAAGTTTATGAGGGACAAATCAATAAAGAATCAGACGGTGTTAGTGTACAGTATAACGTAACTTCTACTCATGGCGCGAGTGGTTCTCCTGTATTTAACGAATGTGGTCAACTTATTGCAATCAACTATGCAGGCTATGATGAAGCGCAAGGATATAATTTTGGAATTGTTGCCAAACACGCTATGTCTTTGATGGAATAG